The Paenibacillus sp. MBLB1832 genome has a window encoding:
- a CDS encoding PD-(D/E)XK nuclease family protein, which yields MEDMRKIYYTPNSEDVEEFFFQHMLKKLSEKPNYKVLYLTPTMFLFRRRANRFSFLFKKHYRKMGKSDYNEQVEQWLQISEFNHWTKHLVYEMKKVKPLSRAESHILIKRAIENVMPNRLDWLAASGDLLDLMLELDTTMLSYDELENISNFEDWKTIIAIYGEYQHLTKQTGQISFGQCVLGLLTHDEILNQYDEVIFDGPFLFFRPIHETLMKRFEYQQKNITFIVPYHRDSKGLANPAFEVIKKSYSVYAPYDQWKFIGKQFVSDSTDLEQLRMAMFTDRSIDNLGSFSIHSHSTIEQEIRQVILHSKALMERGEATYKSIIIVTPDAMTLRPLVREIAEQERLEVEVSERSLLGLSAGEFIQLIYKINWDDRRLEASSYLDLSMFRRILDSGWFPQAKQTIENFQAVEDVFFKSIRSLDEWLEQLKILSEIKKMLNGSDLDYHPLHAVQEESLLTWVTILTEIELIQKNLNGEKQESIHDHVLKLLSELDDLGEKFGFASEETGHEIISRIKAFSESTISQNRLPINSQEFSQLIGQLFVEELNATEDEAQVEKIKPEILVTGIENIAFLDYKYVFMIQFTQDRVPAIPQSKWPLHHDLEWRFISATTSLKLNSVSEWEQLIAEREKYYFYLSFYVPKVEMQLSFPRTQSGERVYPSHYLFDIGRAYKINDQQTVSDVQHLMNHLVTCGIGTVHKYGYGQQVQQDFHKDERLIQSSQLIKKQAVLSTYTIEDLAVYRLCPTRFYYSKLAPEKNVYSNRFQLGRYIAAVLTQRVLKTLFLKLSGEVMSEDTERMNRRNYILLQILPEIMNKEVTDLAFMFPVESEVWQNGLFYADRFVKNIIKIVFNENYAKAVANKGAPTLKVSFEVVPKVELHHVSTSKASYLITGVADLHAKFGSRIRALPITHYPHLLGISSYENENDGEEFSNWFYSFRATFFGNPSEKKIQNEIYSIISMMEEDEHPKREGAHCSYCPFQLSCQKNNNTLNELDQQEVAEANADE from the coding sequence ATGGAAGATATGAGGAAAATTTACTATACACCCAATTCAGAAGATGTCGAAGAATTCTTTTTTCAACATATGCTTAAAAAACTCAGCGAAAAACCGAATTATAAAGTATTGTATCTGACTCCAACTATGTTCTTATTCAGACGAAGGGCAAATAGATTCAGTTTTTTATTCAAGAAGCATTATCGAAAAATGGGGAAATCTGATTATAATGAGCAGGTTGAACAGTGGCTTCAAATTTCTGAGTTTAATCATTGGACGAAACATCTTGTATATGAAATGAAAAAGGTAAAGCCTTTATCTCGAGCCGAGTCTCACATTCTTATTAAGAGAGCAATCGAGAATGTTATGCCTAATCGTCTAGACTGGCTAGCAGCATCAGGGGACCTTTTAGATTTAATGCTAGAATTGGATACAACTATGTTGTCTTATGATGAACTAGAGAACATAAGTAATTTCGAGGATTGGAAAACGATCATTGCTATATATGGAGAGTACCAACATTTAACTAAACAAACAGGACAAATAAGCTTTGGCCAATGTGTATTAGGGCTTTTAACGCATGATGAGATCTTAAATCAGTATGATGAAGTTATATTTGACGGGCCGTTCCTTTTCTTTAGGCCAATTCATGAAACCTTGATGAAACGCTTTGAGTATCAACAAAAAAACATTACATTTATCGTGCCTTACCATAGGGATTCGAAAGGATTGGCGAACCCGGCTTTTGAGGTGATAAAGAAGTCGTATTCAGTTTACGCACCTTATGACCAGTGGAAGTTCATTGGTAAACAATTCGTTTCGGACTCAACAGACCTTGAGCAACTAAGGATGGCTATGTTCACGGATCGTTCCATCGATAATCTTGGTTCGTTTTCAATACATAGTCATAGTACCATTGAACAGGAAATTAGACAGGTGATACTACATTCAAAAGCCCTTATGGAAAGAGGGGAAGCTACGTACAAAAGTATCATCATTGTTACACCCGATGCAATGACACTTCGTCCGCTTGTAAGAGAAATAGCCGAGCAAGAACGACTAGAAGTTGAGGTATCGGAGAGATCGCTATTGGGACTCTCTGCCGGAGAGTTCATCCAATTGATATATAAGATCAACTGGGACGACAGGAGATTGGAAGCGTCATCATATTTGGATCTATCGATGTTTAGACGAATATTAGATTCAGGTTGGTTTCCACAAGCCAAGCAGACTATTGAAAATTTCCAAGCGGTAGAAGATGTCTTTTTTAAATCTATTAGGTCGCTGGACGAATGGCTTGAACAGTTAAAAATCTTGAGTGAAATAAAAAAGATGCTTAATGGATCGGATCTTGACTATCACCCACTTCATGCCGTTCAAGAAGAATCATTGCTGACTTGGGTGACTATTCTCACTGAGATCGAACTTATTCAGAAAAACTTAAATGGTGAGAAGCAAGAGAGCATTCATGACCATGTGCTTAAATTACTTAGTGAGTTGGATGATTTAGGAGAGAAGTTTGGGTTTGCATCCGAGGAAACAGGTCATGAAATCATTTCACGCATTAAAGCTTTTAGTGAGAGCACGATCAGCCAAAATCGCTTGCCTATTAATTCGCAAGAGTTTAGTCAATTGATCGGCCAATTATTTGTAGAAGAACTAAATGCTACAGAAGATGAGGCACAAGTCGAGAAGATTAAACCAGAGATCCTTGTCACCGGCATAGAGAATATAGCATTTTTAGACTATAAATACGTGTTTATGATTCAATTTACACAGGATCGAGTGCCAGCTATCCCCCAATCGAAGTGGCCTTTGCATCATGATCTAGAATGGCGTTTTATATCTGCAACAACAAGTTTGAAATTAAATTCGGTTAGTGAATGGGAACAATTAATAGCAGAGCGTGAAAAATATTATTTTTATTTATCGTTCTACGTCCCGAAAGTGGAAATGCAACTCTCCTTTCCAAGAACACAGTCGGGAGAACGTGTTTATCCATCCCATTATTTATTTGATATTGGAAGAGCTTATAAAATAAATGATCAACAAACCGTAAGTGATGTTCAGCATCTAATGAATCATTTGGTTACCTGTGGAATAGGTACTGTTCATAAATATGGATATGGACAACAAGTTCAGCAGGATTTCCATAAAGATGAGAGATTAATTCAAAGTTCGCAGCTTATTAAGAAACAAGCAGTTCTTTCAACGTATACAATTGAAGACCTTGCAGTTTATCGACTTTGTCCTACACGTTTTTATTATAGTAAGCTAGCTCCAGAAAAAAATGTCTATTCCAATAGATTTCAACTTGGGAGATATATAGCAGCAGTTCTTACTCAGAGAGTGCTTAAAACATTGTTTTTAAAGCTGAGTGGAGAAGTCATGTCGGAAGATACCGAACGAATGAATAGGCGAAATTATATATTATTGCAAATATTACCAGAGATTATGAATAAAGAAGTTACAGATCTTGCTTTCATGTTTCCAGTTGAGTCGGAAGTTTGGCAAAATGGACTCTTTTATGCAGATCGGTTTGTAAAGAATATCATTAAAATTGTTTTTAATGAGAACTATGCCAAAGCTGTTGCAAATAAAGGAGCGCCCACTTTAAAAGTCTCGTTTGAGGTTGTGCCAAAGGTGGAATTACACCATGTGAGCACATCTAAAGCCTCGTATCTAATTACTGGAGTTGCCGATCTACATGCTAAGTTTGGAAGCAGAATTCGAGCATTACCTATAACACATTATCCTCATTTACTTGGAATTAGTAGTTATGAGAATGAGAATGATGGAGAAGAATTCTCGAACTGGTTTTATTCGTTTAGAGCTACATTTTTCGGTAATCCATCTGAGAAAAAGATCCAGAATGAAATCTATTCTATCATTTCGATGATGGAGGAAGATGAGCATCCTAAAAGAGAGGGAGCTCATTGCTCGTACTGTCCATTTCAATTAAGTTGTCAAAAGAATAACAATACGTTGAATGAGTTAGATCAACAGGAGGTTGCTGAAGCAAATGCTGACGAATGA
- a CDS encoding cysteine desulfurase family protein, with translation MTQLIYLDNSATTKIDPLVLEAMLPYLQEEYGNPSSKYYLLAENAKKAVSVAREQVAALIGCHPDEIIFTSGATESNNFIIKGIIDHYSSSSNLIITTKVEHPSVLETCNYLQTKEVKVNYLDVDNYGRINADQLHSLIKINKPVLVSAIWGNNEIGSLNPIKELATVCKQAGVFFHSDATQVIGKLPVNMTDIPGLCFLSLSAHKLCGPKGIGAAIIRKQSDEIYTKITPLLHGGGQENNYRSGTLAVHNIVGFGKAAEIAMKQLTDNQRKLLDLESYLSDILSSTLGDKVYFNHDNSDKIPGILSVQFKGVNNELLLKKLSPYAALSSGSACSSSKPSHVLSAIGMTSEEIRQTIRFSLSPHTLPSDLDFFKSLR, from the coding sequence ATTGATCTACTTAGATAATAGCGCAACAACAAAAATTGACCCTCTTGTCCTAGAAGCCATGCTCCCCTATTTGCAGGAGGAGTATGGCAATCCGTCTAGTAAGTATTACTTATTAGCTGAAAACGCTAAGAAGGCAGTTTCTGTGGCACGAGAACAAGTGGCTGCCTTGATAGGTTGCCATCCCGATGAAATCATTTTCACAAGCGGAGCTACAGAAAGTAATAATTTTATAATTAAAGGTATTATCGACCATTACTCTTCCAGCTCTAATTTAATTATCACAACAAAAGTTGAGCACCCCTCTGTACTTGAGACATGCAATTATTTACAGACTAAAGAAGTAAAAGTAAATTATCTAGATGTAGATAATTATGGCAGAATTAATGCGGACCAGTTACATTCTCTTATTAAGATTAACAAACCAGTGTTAGTTAGCGCGATTTGGGGTAATAATGAGATTGGCTCTTTAAATCCAATTAAAGAATTAGCGACAGTTTGCAAACAAGCTGGTGTGTTTTTCCATTCTGATGCTACTCAAGTTATAGGAAAGCTTCCTGTAAATATGACAGACATTCCTGGGCTTTGTTTTCTGTCATTGTCGGCTCATAAACTTTGCGGGCCTAAAGGAATTGGAGCTGCTATCATCCGCAAACAATCGGATGAGATCTATACGAAAATCACTCCTCTACTCCATGGTGGCGGTCAAGAAAATAACTACAGAAGTGGAACTCTAGCAGTACATAACATTGTCGGGTTTGGAAAAGCGGCTGAGATTGCTATGAAACAGTTAACAGATAATCAGCGTAAACTACTGGATCTTGAATCTTACTTGTCTGATATTCTTAGTAGCACTCTTGGCGATAAAGTTTACTTCAATCATGATAATTCAGATAAGATCCCAGGTATCTTAAGTGTTCAGTTTAAAGGTGTCAATAATGAGTTGCTTCTAAAAAAACTTTCTCCTTACGCAGCCTTATCTTCCGGTTCTGCGTGCAGCTCCAGTAAACCAAGCCATGTACTTAGTGCGATTGGAATGACTTCAGAAGAGATCAGACAAACTATCCGCTTCTCACTTAGCCCTCATACTCTTCCCTCTGATTTAGATTTCTTTAAAAGTCTACGATAA
- a CDS encoding UvrD-helicase domain-containing protein: MLTNEQKIAVESTEHRILIRAGAGTGKTEVLTRRILHLLEHNPNVTLRNFAIITFTNKATENVKDRLKRHLYSQWLHTTDIELKMRLRAELESLNLVKISTIHQFCRAILDYAGPSEIEASVYYSPSYKVNDSTLLQAADNVMQRWLQQEDDSKKKVLIGLWPAHELRGFLIEAYQLIKNKGLILEQVLEQTRFTMLLKEDGNTAIIKECYIFLLKELKEEEAKLRLQSLSTDGLLEYASKLLKQNPRLVERMQDTYKYLFVDEFQDTSAFQTDILRMICDGGEAPSSLFVVGDLKQSIYQFRGADINSYKSVEDWIEKTGTVLTLRTNFRSTKPLVNFVNTTFRGFQNDEKLPLFEAEDLNSNAQEDLPMEDTIHYVLAEGAPVEEKVAQLIHNEVSKGASYGDFAVLFRTNRNMELFYRHLQKSRIPAQLNGAGNLFKCREVKDMFRIVNWLVTPQDIIKKQEALSTKIINRNLELLISLEKHMSRLLAVYTAAQVIEEVLKVTDARKMYIDEVDEQAVANLYRLKEITRGLSKNENIQLVDFVKWLSIQLLTNKDEKQAEIIDNQKDMVSLITIHKAKGLEFPNVILVDLDRNLDSIPLSPNFLHYAQSGIEYQLRYSGPFNMITSAHYPDAIKIYKEQYLAEEARVLYVAMTRAEKKLYFMVNETVPKKRICYQKWVWNSELIPNPPKSSHGSAETPVGKGDLGSIADNSGAGQDEGKWRHQIEAVNAFLAAKNGILEMATGTGKTKTAIKIINILLEQKEINSVVVTVDGTDLLDQWYKQLVSDTKLTLYQQYDKHKRIAPFSLMPERSVLIVSRNQLADFFSYFDSKFFNNALIVCDEVHGMGAETKVKKLKGQLSRFKYRLGLSATPEREYDDEGNAFILNEIGPVIYKFAIEDAIRRGILCEFDYLPLEFELTDEDRVARKKVIAAHYAAKRDGKPASLNDLYTKLALVKKESLGKIPIFQEFILKNKHLLKRSIIFVETINFGQKIQEIILPIISNYHTYFGDDERINLERFGKGEIDCLIAAKRISEGIDIQSVENIILLTADRAKLQTIQRIGRSLRINPKDPNKRATVLDFVEKIVEQEEHSELTSDQERNLWLTEIAQIRREGI; encoded by the coding sequence ATGCTGACGAATGAACAAAAGATCGCAGTTGAGTCCACGGAGCATAGAATTTTAATTCGGGCAGGTGCTGGGACAGGAAAGACTGAGGTTTTAACACGTAGGATATTACATTTGTTAGAGCACAATCCTAATGTAACTCTTCGAAACTTTGCGATAATAACATTTACAAATAAAGCAACTGAGAATGTAAAAGATCGCCTGAAGAGGCATCTATATAGTCAATGGCTCCATACAACCGACATTGAATTAAAAATGCGTTTAAGAGCAGAGTTAGAATCTTTAAATTTGGTGAAAATATCGACGATTCATCAATTTTGTAGGGCAATTCTTGATTATGCCGGACCGAGTGAAATTGAAGCTTCGGTCTATTATTCTCCTTCTTATAAGGTGAATGATAGCACACTATTGCAAGCTGCAGACAATGTGATGCAGAGATGGTTACAGCAAGAAGACGATTCGAAAAAGAAAGTATTGATTGGTCTATGGCCTGCTCACGAGCTTCGTGGATTTTTAATAGAGGCTTATCAACTCATTAAGAATAAAGGTCTCATCTTGGAACAAGTTCTAGAACAAACTCGGTTTACGATGTTATTAAAAGAAGATGGCAACACGGCTATCATAAAAGAGTGTTACATTTTTTTATTAAAGGAGCTTAAAGAAGAGGAGGCGAAGCTTCGCTTACAGTCGCTTAGTACAGATGGCTTACTAGAGTACGCATCAAAATTACTAAAACAAAATCCACGGCTCGTAGAGCGAATGCAAGACACCTATAAGTACCTATTTGTGGATGAATTTCAGGATACTTCAGCTTTTCAAACGGATATCCTTCGGATGATTTGTGATGGTGGGGAAGCTCCATCTTCATTGTTCGTAGTCGGTGATTTAAAACAATCCATTTATCAATTTCGTGGAGCAGATATAAACTCTTATAAATCAGTAGAAGATTGGATTGAAAAGACGGGTACTGTATTGACTTTGAGAACGAACTTTAGGTCAACAAAACCTCTTGTTAACTTTGTGAATACTACGTTTCGGGGCTTTCAAAATGATGAAAAGCTGCCGCTATTTGAAGCCGAAGACCTCAATTCTAACGCACAAGAAGATCTCCCGATGGAGGACACAATACATTACGTATTAGCAGAAGGAGCACCAGTTGAAGAAAAAGTAGCGCAATTAATACATAATGAGGTATCCAAAGGAGCCTCTTATGGTGATTTTGCAGTTTTGTTTCGAACAAATCGAAATATGGAGCTTTTTTATCGTCACTTACAAAAAAGTAGAATACCAGCACAGTTAAATGGGGCTGGCAATTTGTTTAAGTGTCGGGAAGTTAAGGACATGTTTAGAATTGTTAACTGGTTAGTAACACCTCAAGATATCATCAAGAAGCAAGAAGCACTAAGCACGAAGATCATCAATAGAAATTTAGAACTATTAATTAGTTTAGAAAAACATATGTCCCGTCTATTGGCTGTATATACAGCTGCCCAGGTGATCGAAGAAGTATTGAAGGTCACTGATGCTCGTAAGATGTATATAGATGAGGTCGACGAGCAGGCTGTAGCGAATCTATATCGTTTGAAAGAAATCACGCGAGGGCTAAGTAAAAATGAAAATATTCAACTAGTAGACTTTGTAAAATGGTTATCCATCCAATTATTAACTAATAAAGATGAAAAACAAGCGGAAATTATAGATAACCAAAAGGACATGGTAAGCCTTATAACGATACATAAGGCAAAGGGACTTGAGTTTCCAAATGTGATTTTAGTGGATTTAGACAGAAATTTAGATAGTATACCACTTTCACCAAACTTCTTACACTACGCTCAATCAGGTATAGAATATCAGTTAAGATATAGTGGCCCTTTTAATATGATTACTTCGGCGCATTATCCCGATGCAATAAAAATATATAAAGAGCAGTATCTTGCGGAAGAAGCTCGAGTTCTTTATGTTGCAATGACGCGTGCTGAGAAGAAGTTGTATTTTATGGTTAATGAGACAGTACCCAAAAAGAGAATCTGTTATCAAAAGTGGGTTTGGAATTCAGAATTAATTCCAAACCCACCTAAATCAAGTCATGGATCAGCAGAAACACCAGTCGGTAAGGGAGACTTGGGATCAATAGCAGATAATTCAGGAGCGGGACAAGACGAGGGGAAATGGCGTCATCAAATAGAGGCGGTAAACGCGTTCCTCGCGGCTAAGAATGGAATATTGGAGATGGCTACTGGGACTGGAAAAACAAAAACCGCGATCAAAATCATTAATATATTACTAGAGCAAAAGGAAATAAACTCAGTTGTCGTAACGGTGGATGGCACTGATTTATTGGATCAATGGTATAAACAACTAGTAAGTGATACAAAACTTACTCTATATCAGCAATATGACAAACATAAAAGAATCGCACCCTTCTCATTAATGCCAGAAAGATCAGTTCTAATAGTATCAAGAAATCAGCTTGCAGATTTCTTCTCTTACTTTGATAGTAAATTCTTTAATAATGCTTTGATTGTATGTGATGAAGTGCATGGTATGGGAGCAGAAACAAAAGTAAAGAAGCTCAAAGGGCAATTATCAAGATTTAAATATCGCTTAGGACTAAGCGCCACGCCAGAGCGCGAATACGATGATGAAGGCAACGCATTTATTTTAAATGAAATAGGACCAGTTATATATAAATTTGCTATTGAAGACGCAATACGTCGGGGAATTCTCTGCGAATTTGATTATCTTCCTTTGGAATTTGAATTGACGGATGAGGACCGTGTAGCGCGGAAAAAGGTAATTGCGGCACATTATGCAGCAAAACGGGATGGGAAACCGGCAAGCTTAAATGATTTATATACTAAATTAGCGCTTGTTAAGAAAGAGTCGCTGGGGAAAATTCCAATTTTCCAAGAGTTTATCCTCAAAAATAAACATTTATTAAAGAGAAGCATCATTTTTGTTGAAACCATTAATTTCGGCCAAAAGATACAAGAAATCATTCTCCCTATAATTTCAAATTACCACACATATTTTGGGGATGATGAACGCATTAATTTAGAGAGATTTGGAAAAGGAGAAATCGACTGTCTAATTGCAGCAAAACGTATTTCTGAGGGGATCGATATTCAATCAGTCGAAAACATTATCCTATTAACTGCAGATCGGGCGAAGCTGCAGACTATTCAGAGAATTGGCCGCAGTTTAAGGATAAACCCAAAAGATCCTAATAAAAGAGCAACGGTTTTAGATTTTGTTGAGAAAATAGTTGAGCAGGAAGAACATAGCGAGCTAACTTCAGATCAAGAACGAAATTTATGGTTAACAGAAATCGCCCAAATAAGGAGAGAAGGAATATGA